The stretch of DNA tttaccagagtcctattccctatataatgtattcctctttaccagagtcctattccctatataatgtattcctctttaccagagtcctataccctatataatgtattcctctttaccagagtcctattccctatataatgtattcctctttaccagagtcctattccctatataatgtattcctctttaccagagtcctataccctatataatgtattcctctttaccagagtcctattccctatataatgtattcctctttaccagagtcctattccctatataatgtattcctctttaccagagtcctattccctatataatgtattcctctttaccagagtcctattccttatgtagtgtaTTCCGCTTTggttaccatttgggatgcaaacgtAGATTTAACATTTGCACACAATTGTTCTGTGGTTCAGGCTTGTTTTGTCCactgacaaagagagaaagagaaagcttCTCGCTTCGCCTTAAACACAGTCACTGATACACTGCCAGGATGATGCTATCAAAAGTCACGACTCGAAGGAAAGTAATGGAACCTTTCACAACTAACCTGTCTAAACACGATGATATCAGCTTAGTAAAGGGAACtccctgttgtgttgtctgattcCCACATTCAGTGGATTAGGAGTTTAGATTAGTGGGAGATACACTGACAGTATGGCTTTTAAACATTTGTCTTTGCTTGGTTGTTGTTGggtttttttggggggagggggtttGGATGTGAAAAGCACTCGCACATCACAATTTCATTTTTAGAATCATATCATGCGTAGGAAATAGAAGGTATTTTTTCAGGTATGTAGGAAATAGAAGGTACGTTTTTCAGGTATGTAGGAAATAGAAGGTACGTTTTTCAGGTATGTAGGAAATAGAAGGTACGTTTTTCAGGTATGTAGGAAATAGAAGGTACGTTTTTCAGGTATGTAGGAAATAGAAGGTACGTTTTCAGGTATGTAGGAAATAGAAGGTACGTTTTTCAGGTATGTAGGGAATAGAAGGTACGTTTTTCAGGTATGTAGGAAATAGAAGGTACGTTTTTCAGGTATGTAGGAAATAGAAGGTACGTTTTTCAGGTATGTAGGAAATAGAAGGTACGTTTTTCAGGTATGTAGGAAATAGAAGGTAAGTTTTTCAGGTATGTAGGAAATAGAAGGTAAGTTTTTCAGGTATGTAGGAAATAGAAGGTACGTTTTTTCAGGTATGTAGGAAATAGAAGGTACGTTTTCAGGTATGTAGGAAATAGAAGGTACGTTTTTCAGGTATGTAGGAAATAGAAGGTACGTTTTCAGGTATGTAGGAAATAGAAGGTAATGCGTTTTCAGGTATGTAGGGAATAGAAGGTACGTTTTTCAGGTATGTAGGAAATAGAAGGTACGTTTTTCAGATATGTAGGAAATAGAAGGTACGTTTTTCAGGTATGTAGGAAATAGAAGGTACGTTTTTCAGGTATGTAGGAAATAGAAGGTACGTTTTTCAGGTATGTAGGAAATAGAAGGTAAGTTTTTCAGGTATGTAGGAAATAGAAGGTACGTTTTTCAGGTATGTAGGAAATAGAAGGTACGTTTTTCAGGTATGTAGGAAATAGAAAGTACGTTTTTCAGGTATGTAGGAAATAGAAGGTACGTTTTTCAGGTATGTAGGAAATAGAAGGTACGTTTTTCAGGTATGTAGGAAATAGAAGGTACGTTTTTCAGGTATGTAGGAAATAGAAGGTACGTTTTTCAGGTATGTAGGAAATAGAAGGTACGTTTTCAGGTATGTAGGAAATAGAAGGTACGTTTTTCAGGTATGTAGGGAATAGAAGGTACGTTTTTCAGGTATGTAGGAAATAGAAGGTACGTTTTTCAGGTATGTAGGAAATAGAAGGTACGTTTTTCAGGTATGTAGGAAATAGAAGGTACGTTTTTCAGGTATGTAGGAAATAGAAGGTACGTTTTTCAGGTATGTAGGAAATAGAAGGTAAGTTTTTCAGGTATGTAGGAAATAGAAGGTACGTTTTTCAGGTATGTAGGAAATAGAAGGTACGTTTTTCAGGTATGTAGGAAATAGAAGGTACGTTTTTCAGGTATGTAGGAAATAGAAGGTACGTTTTTCAGGTGTGTAGGAAATAGAAGGTACGTTTTTCAGGTATGTAAGGAAATAGAAGGTATTTTTTCAGGTATGTAGGAAATAGAAGGTACGTTTTTCAGGTATGTAGGAAATAGAAGGTACGTTTTTCAGGTATGTAGGAAATAGAAGGTATTTTTTTCAGGTGCGTAGGAAATAGAAGGTAAGTTTTTCAGGTATGTAGGAAATAGAAAGTACGTTTTTCAGGTATGTAGGAAATAGAAGGTACGTTTTTCAGGTATGTAGGAAATAGAAAGTACGTTTTTCAGGTATGTAGGAAATAGAAGGTACGTTTTTCAGGTATGTAGGAAATAGAAGGTAAGTTTTTCAGGTATGTAGGAAATAGAAGGTAAGTTTTTCAGGTATGTAGGAAATAGAAGGTATTTTTTTCAGGTATGTAGGAAATAGAAGGAAATTTTTTCAGGTATGTAAGAAATGGTCACATGTAACTTTAAAGATGTCTTTTAAAACATTgtattgtttgtgttttgttCACAGGAACCCACCGCTTCTTCGTCTACTTCTCATCTACCTGCTCCTCCAGAAGTGACTATTGGTACCGTCGATTCCTCCCAGGGGTCCCTTCCCCCGCAACACGGTCTGCTGACAAACCTCcgctgttcccctcctctctgctgtccctctcccctctcgccACGGTCCTAGCCCCCATCCTAGGCAACATGTCCATCACCCTGAAGCAGGTCTTCAACAAGGACAAGACCTTCCGCCCCAAGCGTAAGTTTGAGCCGGGGACGCAGCGTTTCGAGCTGCATAAGAAGGCCCAGGCATCGCTAAGCTTCGGGGTTGACCTGAGGGCGGCGGTTGCTCTGCCCCACGGGGAGGATCTGAACGACTGGGTGGCAGTACACGTGGTGGACTTCTTCAACAGGATAAACCTCATCTACGGGACGGTGTGTGAGTTCTGCACGGAGAAGAGTTGTCCGGTCATGTCCGGAGGTCCTAGGTATGAGTACCGATGGCAGGACGATCACAAGTACAAGAAACCAACGGCTCTACCGGCTCCCAAGTACATGAACTTGCTGATGGACTGGATAGAGGTCCAGATCAACAATGAGGATATCTTCCCCACCAGCATGGGTGAGTACTACGCTTATGGGCCTTTATTATTAGTATCCCTGAACTTTCCACAAAACATTTTTTCTGAATTCCCGGCTAGAGGATTTCTGCAATCAGCAGGGAATGTTTAACCCTACTGTACTGAGCAAGAGGCAGAACCCTCTTGGTCTCTATTACAAATATATCCCCAACCCTTTGACTGTCAGCGTTCCTCTGTAGATCTCTATAAACAAGACAACAGAAATACTGTTCAAATGGAGGTGGATGCTAATCGGATAGAACCTCTTAACAACCCCGAACCTATAACCTCTGACCTTGCACTTATCCAACCTGCTCTAACTGAGTGGGTTACCACGACAATCACTAAGGAGCCCtggttagggaatagggtgctatttcagCCGCAGACTAAGTAGATTGCTGCTAGAAAACACTGATCTCACTTGTTAAACCCTGTAGCATCCAACGGACTGTGAAATCCTACTTATGTCAGCTTAGGTCACAAGATCACAAATCCTCAATTGTTGACGTTGATGGGGGTGAGCTCCTCGTCTCCTCGtctcctatatatatatagtgtgtgtatatatatatatatatatatatatatacactgctcaaaaaaaataaagggaacactaaaataacacataactcaaatacttttttctctacatagttgaatgtgctgacaacaaaatcacacaaaaattatcaatggaaatcaaatttatcaacccatggaggtctggatttggagtcacactcaaaattaaagtggaaaaccacactacaggctgatccaactttgatgtaatgtccttaaaacaagtcaaactgaggctcagtagtgtgtgtgtggcctccacgtgcctgtatgacctccctacaacgcctgggcatgctcctgatgaggtggcggatggtctcctgagggatctcctcccagacctggactaaagcatccgccaactcctggacagtctgtggtgcaacgtggcgttggtggatggagcgagacatgatgtcccagatgtgctcaattggattcaggtctggggaacgggcgggccagtccatagcatcaatgccttcctcttgcaggaactgctgacacactccagccacatgaggtctagcattgtcttgcattaggaggaacccagggccaaccacaccagaatatggtctcacaaggggtctgaggatctcatctcggtacctaatggcagtcagcctacctatatagggaatagggctccatttgggatGTATCCCTGAACTGTTCCCACCACCGTGCCAGAATGAAATCATGATACCTACCCAGCCttccagccccatccctgttCTGCAGCCTGTAGGCACCTTAGCCACTGGCCACCAGCCatgagtctttctctctctctctctcactatctctcacccccctctctctctctctctctctctctctctctctcactgtctctctctctctctgtctctctgtctctctcactctctctctctctctctctcacccccccctctcctcctttttctctctcttttctctctctctctctcgctctctctctctcccttctctcttttctctattacatttacatttaagtcatttagcagacgctcttatccagagcgacttacaaattggtgctttcaccttatgacatccagtggaacagccactttacaatagtgcatctaggtcttttaaggggggagggggagaaggattactttatcctatcctaggtattccttaaagaggtggggtttcaggtgtctccggaaggtggtgattgactccgctgtcctggcgtcgtgagggagtttgttccaccattggggggccagagcagcgaacagttttgactgggctgagcgggaactgtacttcctcagtggtagggaggcgagcaggccagaggtggatgaacgcagtgcccttgtttgggtgtagggcctgatcagagcctggaggtagtgaggtgccgttcccctcacagctccgtaggcaagcaccatggtcttgtagcggatgcgagcttcaactggaagccagtggagagagcggaggagcggggtgacgtatctctctcgctctctctctctctctcgctctctctctctcactctctctcactatcactctctctcactatctctcaccccccccctctctctctgtctctgtctctctgtctctctgtctctcactctctctcactatctctcaccccccccccccccctctctctctctctctcgttttatgTCCCTCTGTGCCCTAAGGTACACATCAATAATTCACCCTGGAGCATGCTCAGTCCTGTcatcatgcatgtgtgtgtttgccagGTGTAGCCTTTGTTTTCACCTCTTAGTGtagccagggttagggtagtcagggttagtgtagtcagggttagggtagtcaGGGTTAATGTAGTCAGGATTAGTGTAGTCAGGGTTAGTGTAGTCAGGGTAGCCAGGGTTAGTGTAGTCAGggtagtcagggttagggtagtcaGGGTTAGTGTAGCCTGGgatagtgtagtcagggttagTGTAGCCTGGGGTAGTGTAGTCAGGGTTAGtgtagtcagggttagggtagtcagggttagggtagtcagggttagggtagtcaTGGTAACCAGGGTTAGTGTAGCCTGGGGTAGtgtagtcagggttagggtagtcagggttagggtagtcagggttagggtagtcaGGATTAGTGTAGTCAGGGTTAGTGTAGCCAGGGTTAGTGTAGCCAGGGTTAGTGTAGCCAGGGAGGGTGTAGTCAGGATTAGGGTAGTCAGGGTTAAGGTAGTCAGGGTTAGTGTATTCAGGATTAGggtagtcagggttagggtagtcaGGGTTAAGGTAGtcagggttggggtagccagggttagggtagtcAGGGGTAGTGTAGTCAGGGTTAGTGTAGCCAGGGTTAGTGTAGTCAGGGTTAGTGTAACCAGGGTTAGTGTAACCAGGGTTAGTGTAGCCAGGGTCAGGGTAGCCAGGGGTAGTGTAGTCAGGGTTAGTGTAGTCAGGGTTAGTGTAGCCAGGGTTAGTGTAGCCAGGGTTAGTGTagccagggttagtgttaggatattcacagtctattgtccattgctcgtgtttcttggcccaagcaagtctcttcttattagtagtggtttctttgcagcaattcgaccatgaaggcctgattcacacagtctcctcagaacagttgatgttgagatgtgtctgttacttgaactctgtgaagcatttatttgggctgcaatttctgaggctggtaactctaatcaaCCTCTCCTTGggttggcaggtagtctagtggttagagcgttgggccagtaaccaaaaggttgctggatctaatccctgagctgacacggTCAttatttgtcgttctgcccctgaacaaggcagttaacccactgttccccgttaggccgtcattgaaaataagaatttgttcataactgacatgcctaattaaatgcagcagaggtaactctgggtcttcctttcctgtggcgatcctcatgagagccggTATTTTATAGCATCTCGGAGTCGCTcgcctgttgacgttgagactggtgttatgcgggtactatttaatgaagctgccagttgaggacttgtgaggagtctgtttctcaaactagacactctaaggTAActatcctcttgctcagttgtgcactggggcctcccactcctctttctattctggttagagccagtttgccctgttctgtgaagggagtagtacacagcgttgtacgagatcttcagtttcttggcaatttctcacatggaatagccttcatttctcagaacaagaacagatTGACGAGTTTCAGAGGAAAGGTCttcgtttctggccattttgagcctgtaatcgaacccacaaatgctgatgctccagatactcaactagactaaagaaggccagttgtatttcTTCATTAAtcggaacaacagttttcagctgtgctaacataattgcaaaaggtttttctaatgatcaattagccttttaaaatgatcaacttagattagctaacactacgtgccattggaacacaggagtgatggttgctgataatgggcctctgtacgcctatgtagatattccataaaaaatcagccgtttccagctgcaacagtcatttacaacattaacaatgtctacactgtatttctgatcaatttgatgttattttaatggacaaaaaaatgttttctttccaaaacaaggACGttgctaagtgaccccaaacttttgaacggtggtgtatcattgtcattatggggtattgtgtgtagattgatgagagacaaaaaaaataacacttcaatccattttagaacaaggctgtaacgtaacaaaatgtgtaaaaagtcaaggggtcggaatactttccggAGGCTCTGTATTTGGTATTATCAAAGATAAATATGTAGGTCTACTGATTTGATCAGGAGTCGTCGACTGCTGCTTTCTGTGTATCAATGTCCATGTTTAAACACCTGCTTCATTCGTCAATCATACCTGGATTGCAGAAAGCTGACCGAATGCCTCTTAAAGGGAAGCTTGACGCCAGACTCTTCAAGGGTTCTTAAAGGGAATCTTGACGCTGTGGGAGTCAGCAGACTCTTAAAGGGAAGCTTGACGCTGTGGGAGTCAGCAGACTCTTAAAGGGAAGCTTGACGCTGTGGGAGTAAGCAGACTCTTAAAGGGAAGCTTGACGCTGTGGGAGTCAGCAGACTCTTAAAGGGAAGCTTGACGCTGTGGGAGTCAGCAGACTCTTAAAGGGAAGCTTGACGCTGTGGGAGTCAGCAGACTCTTAAAGGGAAGCTTGACGCTGTGGGAGTCAGCAGACTCTTAAAGGGAAGCTTGACGCTGTGGGAGTCAGCAGACTCTTAAAGGGAAGCTTGACCCTGTGGGAGTCAGCAGACTCTTAAAGGGAAGCTTGACGCTGTGGGAGTCAGCAGACTCTTAAAGGGTTCTTAAAGGGAAGCTTGACGCTGTGGGAGTCAGCAGACTCTTAAAGGGAAGCTTGACGCTGTGGGAGTCAGCAGactctttaacctgttgcttctactcgggacgcttgcgtcccaactagagctctggaaatgcaaatgcgctacgctaaatgctaatagtattagttaaaactcaaacgttcattaaaatacacatgcagggtatcgaattaaagctacactcgttgtgaatccaggcaacaagtcagatttttaaaatgcttttcggcgaaagcatgagaagct from Oncorhynchus nerka isolate Pitt River unplaced genomic scaffold, Oner_Uvic_2.0 unplaced_scaffold_1587, whole genome shotgun sequence encodes:
- the LOC115123478 gene encoding MOB kinase activator 3B-like; translation: MVGFSKCSGTHRFFVYFSSTCSSRSDYWYRRFLPGVPSPATRSADKPPLFPSSLLSLSPLATVLAPILGNMSITLKQVFNKDKTFRPKRKFEPGTQRFELHKKAQASLSFGVDLRAAVALPHGEDLNDWVAVHVVDFFNRINLIYGTVCEFCTEKSCPVMSGGPRYEYRWQDDHKYKKPTALPAPKYMNLLMDWIEVQINNEDIFPTSMGIPFPKNFIQICKKIICRLFRVFVHVYIHHFDRMILMGAEAHVNTCYKHFYYFSTELNLIDRKELEPL